A genome region from Thermogemmatispora onikobensis includes the following:
- a CDS encoding L,D-transpeptidase: MKRAAIQIHTLRPQSQRQPTGRLQLVALALVGLLLLSACGSNSSSSLVSGPRTVPTPSISPTQQNEGKMALETFQQWINLMQQNGGDTATYQQQYQSDQQALQQAQTASAYSRALTTLKGHINAIQIPAMKAESAHLQQQLAQAVSAWGKEHTYHDNYNNQTYPLGYEYGSQGIGGSLWLGEELSQAQTLADYQQVVEDLQMWLTNFEAMKANFSDKTPYNQPHNTDLDLLRHYGYMDKRVVVVSLSEQALRAYDHGKLVKAFLVTTGQPDLPTPPGTWWIEGKQHPTVFKSSEPKGSPHWYPDTKINYAMQYHSNGYFLHDAWWRADFGPGTNFPHQDTTGDPFAGQGSHGCVNMSTDNAAWLYNFVSLYTPVLIY, translated from the coding sequence ATGAAACGCGCAGCCATCCAGATCCATACTCTCCGGCCTCAGTCTCAAAGGCAACCGACAGGCAGGTTGCAGCTGGTCGCGTTGGCTCTGGTCGGCCTGCTGCTGTTGAGCGCCTGTGGTTCAAATAGCTCTAGCTCGCTGGTGAGTGGGCCCAGGACGGTGCCCACACCGTCCATCTCCCCAACGCAGCAAAATGAGGGGAAGATGGCGCTGGAAACCTTTCAGCAATGGATTAACCTGATGCAGCAAAATGGTGGAGATACGGCAACCTATCAGCAGCAGTACCAGAGCGACCAGCAGGCTCTGCAACAGGCCCAGACAGCCAGCGCTTATAGCCGGGCGTTGACCACTCTGAAAGGGCATATCAACGCGATCCAAATTCCGGCGATGAAGGCTGAGAGCGCCCATCTCCAGCAGCAGCTGGCCCAGGCAGTCAGCGCCTGGGGAAAAGAGCATACCTATCACGATAACTACAATAATCAGACCTACCCACTGGGCTATGAATACGGCTCCCAGGGCATCGGCGGGAGCCTCTGGCTCGGTGAAGAGCTGAGTCAGGCTCAGACTCTGGCCGACTACCAGCAGGTGGTCGAGGACCTGCAGATGTGGTTGACGAATTTCGAGGCGATGAAGGCTAACTTCAGCGATAAGACGCCCTATAACCAACCTCATAACACCGATCTGGATCTGCTGCGTCACTATGGCTATATGGATAAGCGGGTGGTGGTGGTCTCACTGAGCGAGCAGGCCCTGCGGGCCTACGATCACGGTAAGCTGGTCAAAGCCTTCCTGGTGACTACCGGGCAGCCCGATCTGCCAACGCCTCCAGGTACCTGGTGGATTGAAGGCAAGCAGCATCCGACGGTCTTTAAGTCAAGCGAGCCGAAAGGTTCGCCCCACTGGTATCCCGATACGAAAATCAACTACGCCATGCAGTACCATAGCAATGGCTACTTTCTGCACGACGCCTGGTGGCGCGCCGACTTTGGTCCGGGAACCAATTTCCCTCACCAGGACACAACTGGTGATCCCTTTGCTGGCCAGGGCTCGCACGGCTGCGTCAACATGTCTACCGATAATGCCGCCTGGCTCTATAATTTTGTGAGCCTGTACACCCCCGTGCTGATCTATTAG
- a CDS encoding pyridoxamine 5'-phosphate oxidase family protein — protein MDAVHDEVRLRESINEFLARYDTLAIATEDNGQPYVTRVFYAEESLSEERKTLTLYCTFILTSRKLANLQRNPRVGIFIGPGEPTAWLEATAEAQLINDEQASAAIRQRLTQKSPAAASFIARLPVQAIALEVRWLRITDLTELPRQTEATFPLESRSAGPTTY, from the coding sequence ATGGACGCAGTACACGATGAGGTCCGACTACGAGAAAGTATTAATGAGTTCCTCGCTCGCTATGACACGCTGGCGATCGCTACGGAGGACAATGGCCAGCCTTATGTGACACGTGTCTTCTATGCAGAGGAGTCACTGAGTGAGGAACGCAAGACGCTGACGCTTTACTGCACCTTCATTCTGACGTCGCGCAAACTGGCGAATCTGCAGCGCAATCCGCGCGTTGGTATCTTTATCGGGCCAGGAGAGCCCACCGCCTGGCTGGAGGCAACGGCTGAGGCCCAGCTGATCAACGACGAGCAGGCCAGCGCCGCTATTCGCCAGCGCCTGACCCAGAAATCGCCAGCGGCAGCCTCTTTCATCGCCAGGCTGCCAGTCCAGGCCATTGCTTTAGAGGTGCGCTGGCTACGCATCACTGATCTGACTGAGCTGCCTCGCCAGACGGAGGCAACTTTTCCACTGGAGTCGCGATCGGCAGGACCAACGACTTACTAG
- a CDS encoding acyl-CoA thioesterase — translation MSERFPCWYPLQIRFRDLDPLAHVNNAVYFTYFEEARSYYLSLLERWLKEWPGEETAQERQGAENPRIQTGPRATRYGLLVKEVSCTYELPLIRSDRAEVGVRVSHVGRTSFIMEHQIRDAHNHERIFATGRSVMVWCDYRTGRPHPLPPVLRHAFEQMEGRSFPMPE, via the coding sequence ATGAGTGAACGTTTTCCCTGCTGGTATCCCCTGCAGATCAGATTTCGCGATCTTGATCCACTTGCCCACGTTAATAATGCCGTTTACTTTACCTATTTTGAAGAAGCTCGCAGCTATTATCTCAGCCTGCTGGAGCGCTGGCTCAAGGAATGGCCGGGAGAGGAGACCGCCCAGGAGCGGCAGGGCGCTGAGAATCCGCGCATCCAGACAGGGCCGCGCGCGACGCGCTATGGTCTGCTGGTCAAAGAAGTCAGCTGCACCTACGAACTGCCACTGATCCGCTCAGACCGCGCCGAAGTAGGTGTACGGGTCTCGCATGTTGGGCGCACCAGCTTTATTATGGAGCACCAGATTCGCGATGCACACAACCACGAGCGTATTTTCGCCACTGGCCGCTCCGTGATGGTTTGGTGCGATTATCGGACGGGGCGCCCGCATCCACTTCCTCCGGTCCTGCGCCACGCCTTCGAACAAATGGAGGGACGCAGCTTCCCCATGCCTGAATAG